The region ACCGACGCCCTGAAGATCGTGCGTCACGGCGAGGCCCCGCGCGTGGTGGAACTCGGGCCCGGCGTGCAGGTGCAGGTGCTGTTCAACGATCTGCTGCAAAAGATCCAGCCGGTCTTGCTGGTGCTTGAACCGGCCACCGAGCAGCGCAACGACACCGGCCACGCCGGCGAGGAGTTCGTGTACGTGCTCGAAGGCGAGCTTCAGCTGACCGTCCACGGTTCGCCCACCCGGACCCTGCGCTCCGGCGACAGTGCCTACTATCCCAGCGCGCTGCCGCACTGCCTGGCCAACGCCGCCAGGGAGCGCGCGCGCATCCTGACCATGAGTACGCCGCCCCGCATCGTCTAGTCCGGCTCGCCCGGACGGGCCGCCCCCCCCAAAGGACACCACCCATGCCAGATCTTGCGTTTGACCAGCGGTACGCCCGGCTGGCCGTTCAGGTGGCTGTGCCGCTGCAGCCAGGGCAACGCCTGCTGATCGTCAGTCCTCCCGAGACCTTCGAACTGGCCGGGCAGATCGCCGCTGCCGCGTACGACGTTGGGGCCGCCGAGGTTGAAATCCTCTACGAGGACCCGCAGGTGCTGAGCCTGAAGGTGCAGCGCGCGGCCACGGCGCAACTCCAGAGGTTTTCTCCATGGACCGCCGACGCCCTGACGGCCCACGCCCGCGCGGGTCAGCCGATGCTCAGCCTGCACGCGCCCCAGCCGCACACGCGCCGGGAGCAAGACGCACGCGCGGCGGTGGCGGCCAGCGCCCGGAACGCCGCGCTGGAGGAATACGGCCTGCGGCGCTCGAAGGTGCTGTTCAACTGGTCCGTGATGGCGGTGGCCACCGCCAGCTGGGCGAGGCTGCTGCGCCCCGAGTTGCCGGAGGCTGACGCGCTCGAGTGGCTGTGGCAGGTGCTGGCCCGGCTGATGCGGCTGGACGCCCCGGATCCGCGGGAGGCCTGGCAGGCCCACGCTGAGCGCCTGATGCAGCGTTGCGCGGCGCTGGACGACCTGAACATCACGGAGCTTCACTTCGAAGGGCCGGGCACCGATCTGCGGCTGGGCCTGCCGGAAGGCCATCAATGGTTCGGGCCGCTGGTGCCGAGCGCCGCGGGCCTGCGGGGCATTCCCAACATGCCCACCGAGGAGATTTCCACGCTGCCGCACCGCCTGCAGGCCGAGGGCCGGGTCCGCATGACCCGCCCCCTGGTGGTGCACGGGCACCTGATCGAGACGATGGACCTGACCTTTGAAGGTGGCCGGGTGACCGGGCTGCACAGTCCTTCGGGGGAGGCCCTGCTGCGCGCCTTGCTGGCCACCGATGAGGGTGCGGCCCGCCTGGGTGAGGTCGCGCTGGTCAGCGAGGACAGCCGGGTGTCACGCGAACACCGGACCTTTTACAGCACCCTGATCGACGAGAACGCCTCGTGTCATCTGGCGCTGGGCCGCGCCTACCCGGTGACGTTAAAGGGCGGTGCGGACGTGGAGGCAGCCGAATTTCTAGCGCGTGGGGGCAACCACAGTCAGGTGCACCTCGACTTCATGGTGGGTTCTCCCGAGCTGGACGTCACGGCATTGACCTCAGATGGGCGGCGCGTTCCGGTGATGCGGGGCGGCCGATGGGCGTGAGGGTTCAGGAACCCTGAGGGTCGGCCCGTCACCGGGGGACGTCGCGCGAGCGCTGCCCCCCCAGAGCGCTCCGGAAGGTGCGGGCCACCCGCTCGAACCCCTCGGCAGCGTCACCAGTCACGATCACGCCGTACATCAGGGCGTCCACCCCCAGGCGCTGGAGGACCGGGAGGTCACTCGCGGTCACGCGTTTCTGGGTGGGAAGGATCAACGGCGCGCTGATGGCGGCCCGCAACTGGCCCAGCAGCAGCAGGTCGGCGGCCGTCAGCGCTTCCCCGTACTGGGCGTGCGGCACCACCGAGGCCTCCAGCAGGACGCCAGGCAGTAACGAGGCGGCGCTGCGCCGGTTCCAGGCAGCGAGTGGCGTGACGGTCGGCGGTTTCGCCGGTCCGGCCACCTGGTCGGCCCTGGCCGTCAAGACCTGAGGGCGGGGACGTTTCTTCCAGTCTGTTGCTGTCCAGAGCGTCTCTCGATGTCTGGACCGCAGCTCAAGCCATGCTTCATGTCTGGGGCGAACGTCATGCCGCTGTGACACTGGGCAGGCTAGGCTCCGGCCAACAGCAGGACCTGCCCGCGTGAAGGCAGGAACATCGCCCCACACTGCGTGGGGCTTTTTCTTTGGACGGGGGAGGACGGGCAGCAGGCATCGCCGCCCCACGGACCTGACGGAACGCTTCTGGCAACGCAGCCCAGCCCACAGCGCTGCGAGCCCGCCCGAACGAGACTGCGGAACATGGACCGTGATTCAACGCTGCCCCGTGACGCCTTTCGCCGCGCCGACGAGACGCCGGACGAGCAGTTCTACCGCCAGCCGCGCTTCGTGACGCATATCGACGCCGGGGCCATCGCAGCGGTGACCGGGCTGTACCGCGAGTATTTTCCGGCGGGGGGGCGCATTCTCGATCTGATGTCCAGTTGGGTCAGCCACCTGCCGCCTGAAGTGCCCTACGCCGAAGTCACAGGACTGGGTCTAAACCGCGCCGAGCTGGAGCGTAATCCACGGCTGACCTCGTGGGTCGTGCAGAACCTGAACACCTCACCCCGGCTGCCCTTTGAGGACCACACTTACGACGCGGCGGGCATCACGGTTTCGGTGGACTACCTGACCGATCCGGTAGCCGTGCTGCGTGATCTGAGCCGGGTGCTAGTCCCCGGCGGCCCGGTCGTGATCAGCTTCTCCAACCGCTGTTTTCCCACCAAGGCGGTGGCCGTTTGGCACACGCTGGACGACGCCGGTCACCTGCAACTGGTGCGGCAGTACCTCCAACGGGCAGGCAACTGGACTGACATGGTGGCCCTGGACCGCAGTCCCCGTTCGGCGCGGGGGGCACTGACGGGCGATCCACTCTACGCCGTGGTGGGCCGGGCCCAGGGTTGAGCGCCCCAGGATTGAGATCACGCGCGGTGCAGGCGGTACTCGATCTTTCCCTTCAAGGCCCGGCTGAAGGCGCAGAGGTCCTGACCCCGGTCGACCAGATGCTGCGCCCTGTCCTGCATCAGCCCTGGCAGCGTGATGTCCAGCGCCGCGGTCAGATCATGCGCGTCGCCGTCTGCCCGCAGACCCACGGTGGCCTGCACCCTCATCACGCCAAATTCGGGGTAGCGCTCGGCGCGGGCGACGGCGCCCATCGCGCTCTCGAAACTGGCGGCCAGTGCGGCGGCGAACAGTTGTTCAGGGGTGCTGCCTGCGCCGCCGTCACCGCCCAGTTCGGACGGCACGGCCAGGCGAACATTGAGCTGCCCGTCCTCGCTGTCCACGTGGCCGGCGCGGCCCCCGTGGGCGGAGGCGGTGGTGGTGTAAAGGGGAGTGGCGGAGCCTGGCTGGGTCATAACCGGCAATCTGACCAAAGGCAAGTGCCGCGTCGGTACGCTGTCCCACTGTCTGGGAGAAGTCTTCAGGAACGCTGGTGGGTGACCTGGGCACAGGCCGCCCGGTGCGCGGGCCGGCCGCGGCGCGCAAGGCGCGTGGTGAACCCCATGTCGCCCCGGCACGTATCCTTTCTGATGATTGCAGTCTGCATTCTGGATCGGCCAGGCGGGCGCCGATCCGCCGGCCCTGCCTCCGACGTCAGTGGTTCTGGCGGACGCCCCGCCGGGCCGCTCCCGTCGTCCGGCCACCGGTTCAGAAGGTCCAGTCAGCCGTTCTGTCCGGGTGCCCTGCGGCCCGCCGTTCACCGCCCCGTATCGTTCGGCGAAGCCCGCTCGCACCGGCTCGGCTGCCCCCACCCACAGGAGTGCGCTTGACTCCGCCGCCCACGCCTCAGCCGGGCGAAGCGGTGCGGCTGCGGTTCGCGCCGGAAGGACGCGCCGCCCGGCTGAGGTTTGCGCTGCAGGGCCGCCCGCTGGTCTGGAGCGCGCTGCGGCGCGCCGAACGCGTTTCCGCTGATCTGAACGTGCAAGAGAGATTTCACCTTCAGCAGGAGATCAGCCGGCAGGTGCTGGGCCACCTGGGCGTGCAATTGGACGTGCGCGGTCTGGAAAACATCGGCCCAGGACCCTACCTGATCGCCCCGCTGCACGAGGGCATTGCCGATGTGCTGTGCCTGCTGCAGCTGCCCCTGCCGATGCGGTTCGTGGCCCGGCGCGAGATCTTCGGGTGGCCGTCCGTGGGAGCGGCGATCACCCGACTGGGGCACCTGCCGATCGATCCCGAGCATCTTCTGGGCGGCTTCCGGGACCTGTGGCGCGGAACGTCGGCCATCCTGGGCGGCGGCGAGAGCGTCGTGGTGTTTCCTCAGGGCACCGTGGTGGGCATTCAGGCCGACTTCCAGCGCGGCGTGTTCGAGGTGGCGCGGCGCGTGGGCGCCGCCATCCTGCCGGTGGCCCTCAGCGGCACGCACCGCATCTGGGAGCATCCCTTCGCCCCCACCCTGCGGTACGGGCAGCCGGTGGCCCTCACCGTGCTGCCGCCCATCTCTGCGCGGACGCTGCAGACCGCCCACCTGGACACCCTGCGCGTCCAGACCCGCCAGGCCGTGAAAGCAGCGGCCCTGGCCCCGGGCCTGCCGCCGCCCCGGTTTTTCGATCCGGACCGTGACGGTTACTGGGACGGCTTTCGCCTGGTCATCGACCCGGACTTCTCCACGCTGGCGGCCCGCATGGAGCGGCACCGCGCCGCCCTGCTGACGGGAACGGCGTAAAGCGGGCTGTGCGTCGGCCCCCGAGCTGGCGCCCCCCTGTCTCTGTGGGGTCATCAGACCGCAACAGCACCGACAGAACAGCGCCGCCAGACTGCGGCAGGACCACAGGGCGCTGCATGATCTGCTGGCACACGCTTGCGCCGGCGCCCCTATGACAGAATGCGCGGATACCACGCCCGATTCTGTGCCCTGCCACCGAGGTTTTTCATGATTGACGAATTTGCTGTCCACGACCTGCTGACCCCCGACGAGCGGCTGATCCGCGAGAGCGTGCGGGCGTACTGCGACGCCGAACTCCTGCCGCAGATCGCCGAATGGTGGGACGACGGCGCCCTGCCGGTGCGCGAGGTGATGCGTGGCTTTGGCCGGATGGGCCTGCTGGGGCCAACCACGCCGGAGGACTACGGCGGGGCGGGCGTGACCTACAGCGCGTACGGCGCGATGATGTACGAGCTGGAACGGGTGGACAGCGGCCTGCGCAGCGCGGCCAGCGTGCAGGGCAGTCTGGTGATGTATCCGATTCTGAGTTTCGGCAGCGAGGAGCAAAAGCAGAAGTGGCTGCCGGGTCTGGCCTCCGGCGAGCTGATCGGCTGTTTTGGCCTGACCGAACCCGACGGCGGCTCGGACCCCGGCGCAATGCGGACCCGGGCGCGGCTGGACGGCGACGAGTACGTCCTGAACGGCAACAAGATGTGGATCACCAACAGTCCCGAGGCCGACGTGGCGGTGGTCTGGGCCAAGGACGAGGTGGGCGTGATTCGCGGCTTTCTGGTGCCCACCGACAGTCCCGGCTTCTCGGCCCCGGCGATCAAGCGCAAGATGAGCCTGCGCGCCAGCGTGACCGGCGAGATCGTGCTGGAGGACTGCCGCATTCCCGCCGCCAACCTGCTGCCCGGCAGCCAGGGCCTCAAAAGCCCGCTGTCGTGCCTGACCAGCGCCCGCTTCGGCATCGCCTGGGGCGCCCTGGGCGCGCTGGAAGTGGTGTTGCAGACGGCGCTGGACTACACCGGCGACCGCACCACCTTCGGCAAGCCCATCGCCTCACGCCAGCTGGTGCAGGACAAGCTGGTTCGCATGGCCACCGACCACAGCACCGGCCTGCTGCTGGCGTGGCGACTGGGGACCCTCAAGGACGCCGGGCGCATGAACTTCGCGCAGGTGAGCTACGCCAAGCGCAACAACGTGCGGGTGGCCCTGGGCGGCGCGCGGCTGGCCCGCGAGCTGCTGGGCGGCAACGGCATCACCACCGAGTACCCGGTGATCCGCCACATGCTGAACCTCGAAACCGTGGACACCTACGAGGGCACGCACGACATCCACACCCTGATCGTGGGCCGCCACCTGACCGGGCAGGGCGCGCTGGAGTAACGCTGCGGGCGCCCGGCCCAGCCGTTCCCTGTTCGGTCCAGTCCAGGTTCAACCCAGCGTCTTCAGGTAGGCCAGGCTGGACCGCAGGCTGGCCAGACCGTCGGCCTGGTCCTGCTCGTAGAACAGCGACGCGCCCTGCGGGACCGCCTGCACAACGGCGGTGAGCGGCACCTCGCCCGCGCCCAATTCCACCGTGCGCCAGCCGGCATCCTCGCGGCGCAGGTCCTTCAGGTGGACCAGCGCGGTGCGGTCTGCGTAGCGCCGCAGGTAGCTCACCGGGTCTTTCCCGGCGGCGTAGACCCAGGCGGTGTCCAGTTCCAGGCCCAGGCTGGGGGCGCGCGTCAGCAGCATGTCGAGGATAGGCTGGCCCTCCACGGTGCCGCTCAGCTCGTGGTCGTGGTTGTGGTAACTGAGGCTGATGCCCTCGGCGGCCAGCTGTTGCGCCAGTGCCTCAAGCTGTTCGGCCAGCGCCGTCCACTGCGCTCCCTCGCCCTTGAACCACGGGTACACCGCCCGCGTGACGCCGACGCCGTGCAGGAAGGCCACCTGTCCCTCGGTGTCGTCCTCCCACGCGGCCCCGCCGATGTGGGCGGCCGTGGCCCTCAGGCCCCGTTCGCTCAGGGCGGCGCGCAGGCCGGCGCCGTCCAGCCCGCCGTACTCGCCGGCCAGCTCGACCTCGGTGATGCCGCTGGCGGCCACGGCGTCCAGGGTGCCGTCAAAATCCCGTGCCAGTTGCTCGCGCAGGGTATACAGTTGCAGGCCGACGGAAAGGGGCTGGGTCATGGCAAACCTCACAGGGGAGAGGGGTGGGCGTTGTCGCTAGAATCGGGCGGCAGGGGAGGGCCGCAGACGCGGTCGCGGCGTTCTCCCGCCCACACTGTACGGGGTCCAGCGCTCCCCGGCGCGCCCCGCCCTTCCGCTTCCCGCCCCCAGAGGTTTCCCGGCATGACACACAGCATCGGCATTATCGGCAGCGGCAACATCAGCGGCGCCTACCTGAAGATCGCCCAGGAGCTGGGACTGTTCCGGGTGGCGGCCATCACCGATCTGGACCTGGGCCGCGCCCAGGCCCAGGCCAGCGCCCACGGCAGCCGCGCGGTGGAGCTCGGCGAACTGCTTGCGGACCCTGAGATCGTGGCGGTGGTGAACCTGACGCCTCCCGGCGCACACGCGGCGACGTCGCTGGCCATTTTGAACGCGGGCAAGCACGTCTACAGCGAAAAGCCGCTGGCGGTCACGCGGGCGGACGGTCAGGCCATCCTGACGGCGGCGCGGGCGCGGGGGCTGCGGGTGGGCTGCGCGCCCGATACCGTTCTGGGCGCGGGGCTGCAAACCGCCCGCGAGCTGCTGGACGCAGGCCGCATTGGCCGCCCGGTGGCCGCCACCGCTTTCATGCTGGGGGCTGGACCGGAAGGCTGGCATCCCGATCCCGGATTTTTCTACCAGCCCGGCGCGGGGCCGCTGTTCGACATGGGTCCGTATTACCTGACCGCGCTGGTCAACCTGCTGGGCAGCGTGGGCAGCGTGGGCGGCAGCGCCGTCAGCGCACACGCCGAGCGCGTGATCGGCAGCGGGGCCAGGCAGGGCCAGCGGGTGCCCGTGCGCACGCCTACCCACGTGACCGCCCAGTTGACCTTTGCGGCCTCGGAGGCAAGTGAGGACGCAGGCGGACCGGTGGCCACCTTCATCGCCAGCTTCGACGTGCAGGCCAGCGAACTGCCGCGCACCGAGATTTACGGCACCGAGGGCACCCTCAGCCTGCCCGATCCCAACACCTTCGGAGGGCCGCTGCGAATCCGCCGGACGGGTGAGCGCGACTGGGAGACCATTGAGCTGACCCGTCCCTTCCAGGACAATGCCCGTGGCATCGGCCTGGCGGACCTGCTGGCGGCGGTGGACCACAGCACCCCCCACCGCGCCAGTGGTGAGCTGGCGTATCACGTGCTGGACGTGATGCAGAC is a window of Deinococcus radiopugnans ATCC 19172 DNA encoding:
- a CDS encoding helix-turn-helix domain-containing protein, which translates into the protein MKSKADAGQSRLGERLRALRQARGMTLQQLAEASQCSRSFLSMLERGQTDVSATLLQRLAAAFELSAADLLPGEGHTDALKIVRHGEAPRVVELGPGVQVQVLFNDLLQKIQPVLLVLEPATEQRNDTGHAGEEFVYVLEGELQLTVHGSPTRTLRSGDSAYYPSALPHCLANAARERARILTMSTPPRIV
- a CDS encoding aminopeptidase, with the protein product MPDLAFDQRYARLAVQVAVPLQPGQRLLIVSPPETFELAGQIAAAAYDVGAAEVEILYEDPQVLSLKVQRAATAQLQRFSPWTADALTAHARAGQPMLSLHAPQPHTRREQDARAAVAASARNAALEEYGLRRSKVLFNWSVMAVATASWARLLRPELPEADALEWLWQVLARLMRLDAPDPREAWQAHAERLMQRCAALDDLNITELHFEGPGTDLRLGLPEGHQWFGPLVPSAAGLRGIPNMPTEEISTLPHRLQAEGRVRMTRPLVVHGHLIETMDLTFEGGRVTGLHSPSGEALLRALLATDEGAARLGEVALVSEDSRVSREHRTFYSTLIDENASCHLALGRAYPVTLKGGADVEAAEFLARGGNHSQVHLDFMVGSPELDVTALTSDGRRVPVMRGGRWA
- a CDS encoding class I SAM-dependent methyltransferase — translated: MDRDSTLPRDAFRRADETPDEQFYRQPRFVTHIDAGAIAAVTGLYREYFPAGGRILDLMSSWVSHLPPEVPYAEVTGLGLNRAELERNPRLTSWVVQNLNTSPRLPFEDHTYDAAGITVSVDYLTDPVAVLRDLSRVLVPGGPVVISFSNRCFPTKAVAVWHTLDDAGHLQLVRQYLQRAGNWTDMVALDRSPRSARGALTGDPLYAVVGRAQG
- a CDS encoding Ohr family peroxiredoxin; its protein translation is MTQPGSATPLYTTTASAHGGRAGHVDSEDGQLNVRLAVPSELGGDGGAGSTPEQLFAAALAASFESAMGAVARAERYPEFGVMRVQATVGLRADGDAHDLTAALDITLPGLMQDRAQHLVDRGQDLCAFSRALKGKIEYRLHRA
- a CDS encoding lysophospholipid acyltransferase family protein, with translation MRLTPPPTPQPGEAVRLRFAPEGRAARLRFALQGRPLVWSALRRAERVSADLNVQERFHLQQEISRQVLGHLGVQLDVRGLENIGPGPYLIAPLHEGIADVLCLLQLPLPMRFVARREIFGWPSVGAAITRLGHLPIDPEHLLGGFRDLWRGTSAILGGGESVVVFPQGTVVGIQADFQRGVFEVARRVGAAILPVALSGTHRIWEHPFAPTLRYGQPVALTVLPPISARTLQTAHLDTLRVQTRQAVKAAALAPGLPPPRFFDPDRDGYWDGFRLVIDPDFSTLAARMERHRAALLTGTA
- a CDS encoding acyl-CoA dehydrogenase family protein, which translates into the protein MIDEFAVHDLLTPDERLIRESVRAYCDAELLPQIAEWWDDGALPVREVMRGFGRMGLLGPTTPEDYGGAGVTYSAYGAMMYELERVDSGLRSAASVQGSLVMYPILSFGSEEQKQKWLPGLASGELIGCFGLTEPDGGSDPGAMRTRARLDGDEYVLNGNKMWITNSPEADVAVVWAKDEVGVIRGFLVPTDSPGFSAPAIKRKMSLRASVTGEIVLEDCRIPAANLLPGSQGLKSPLSCLTSARFGIAWGALGALEVVLQTALDYTGDRTTFGKPIASRQLVQDKLVRMATDHSTGLLLAWRLGTLKDAGRMNFAQVSYAKRNNVRVALGGARLARELLGGNGITTEYPVIRHMLNLETVDTYEGTHDIHTLIVGRHLTGQGALE
- a CDS encoding sugar phosphate isomerase/epimerase family protein; translation: MTQPLSVGLQLYTLREQLARDFDGTLDAVAASGITEVELAGEYGGLDGAGLRAALSERGLRATAAHIGGAAWEDDTEGQVAFLHGVGVTRAVYPWFKGEGAQWTALAEQLEALAQQLAAEGISLSYHNHDHELSGTVEGQPILDMLLTRAPSLGLELDTAWVYAAGKDPVSYLRRYADRTALVHLKDLRREDAGWRTVELGAGEVPLTAVVQAVPQGASLFYEQDQADGLASLRSSLAYLKTLG
- a CDS encoding Gfo/Idh/MocA family protein: MTHSIGIIGSGNISGAYLKIAQELGLFRVAAITDLDLGRAQAQASAHGSRAVELGELLADPEIVAVVNLTPPGAHAATSLAILNAGKHVYSEKPLAVTRADGQAILTAARARGLRVGCAPDTVLGAGLQTARELLDAGRIGRPVAATAFMLGAGPEGWHPDPGFFYQPGAGPLFDMGPYYLTALVNLLGSVGSVGGSAVSAHAERVIGSGARQGQRVPVRTPTHVTAQLTFAASEASEDAGGPVATFIASFDVQASELPRTEIYGTEGTLSLPDPNTFGGPLRIRRTGERDWETIELTRPFQDNARGIGLADLLAAVDHSTPHRASGELAYHVLDVMQTVLDAAEAGRTLPVDSRAERPAPLDPRPEWLPAGLG